A window from Eubalaena glacialis isolate mEubGla1 chromosome 1, mEubGla1.1.hap2.+ XY, whole genome shotgun sequence encodes these proteins:
- the LOC133092706 gene encoding LOW QUALITY PROTEIN: NADH dehydrogenase [ubiquinone] 1 alpha subcomplex subunit 9, mitochondrial-like (The sequence of the model RefSeq protein was modified relative to this genomic sequence to represent the inferred CDS: substituted 1 base at 1 genomic stop codon), whose product MAAAVHPRVVRALPMSRRMGSQVIVPYRGEPYDTMHLRPMGYLGQIIFLEWKGRDKDSILSAVEHSNVVINLIGRERETKNFGFEYVFVKIPQAIAQVSKQVGVENFIHVSHLNADIXSPSKYLRNKVAAEKEVRDTFPEATIIKPSDIFGREDRFLNYFASIQWFGVVPLISLGTKTVKQPIYIVDVTKGIVNAVKDPDARGKTFAFVGPSWYVLFDLVQYVFAIAHRPFLAYPLPHFAYRWLGRLFEMSPFEPWTTRDKVERVHITDMTLPHLPGLEGLGIQATPLELKAIEVLRHHRTHRWLSSEIEDVKPAKTVPV is encoded by the coding sequence ATGGCGGCCGCCGTTCACCCCCGAGTTGTCCGGGCCCTGCCAATGTCGCGTCGCATGGGGTCACAAGTGATCGTCCCCTACCGGGGTGAGCCATATGATACCATGCACCTTCGCCCCATGGGTTACCTGGGCCAGATTATCTTTCTGGAATGGAAAGGGAGAGACAAGGACTCCATCCTAAGCGCTGTGGAGCACAGCAACGTGGTCATCAATCTCATTGGGCGAGAACGGGAAACCAAAAACTTTGGTTTTGAGTATGTTTTTGTAAAGATCCCCCAAGCAATCGCTCAAGTGTCCAAGCAAGTTGGAGTTGAAAATTTTATTCACGTTTCACATCTGAATGCCGATATTTAAAGCCCTTCTAAATATCTGAGAAATAAGGTTGCTGCAGAGAAAGAAGTGAGAGACACATTTCCAGAAGCTACCATCATAAAGCCATCGGACATCTTTGGAAGAGAGGATAGATTCCTCAATTATTTTGCAAGTATTCAATGGTTTGGTGTTGTCCCTCTTATTTCCTTGGGCACGAAGACAGTGAAACAACCAATATATATCGTGGATGTCACCAAAGGAATTGTTAATGCAGTTAAGGATCCAGATGCCAGAGGGAAAACTTTTGCCTTTGTTGGGCCCAGTTGGTACGTTCTCTTTGACCTGGTGCAGTACGTCTTTGCCATTGCTCACAGACCCTTCCTGGCATACCCTTTGCCACATTTTGCATATCGATGGCTAGGTCGACTCTTTGAAATGAGTCCGTTTGAGCCCTGGACCACGAGGGATAAAGTGGAGCGAGTTCACATCACAGACATGACCCTGCCTCACCTGCCCGGCTTGGAAGGCCTGGGTATTCAGGCCACGCCCCTGGAGCTCAAGGCCATCGAGGTGCTGCGGCATCACCGCACTCACCGCTGGCTGTCTTCTGAGATTGAAGATGTGAAGCCGGCCAAGACAGTCCCTGTTTAG